The genomic stretch CCAAGGAAATCAATGTACACTCCTAGGAATTTTTGTGTCAACCCACCCTCGACTCCACCTTTGACTATGGCCCGAGGATTTTGGGTGGCCTCCATGGAACACCTGTCACAAATATACAACATTGCAGTGAGGCCCTAATTGGCACGCTCATGTTCCATGCTTAAACTCCATGTCATACAACTCCTAGCTAGATTCAACTATTCAAACAAGGGCTATCACCAAAGGATGGATTGACTTGTCCACCTTGCAAGAACGTCTTGACCCCCAGGGAGATAGACTCAAAGCACCTTAGGGCACTAGCTCAATATGCTCGGGGCTTGAGAACTAGCAAATGAGAGAATGTTGCTAGAAGAACTCCATGACCCTTAGGACATCGATATAGGATGGAATAGAAGTTGTATTTTATTCAGGATAGAAAGGTGGATGCAAAACCGGTGTGGTCGGACATTAGTCATCAGAAGCATGGAGCCCTCTTGATGAGCCCACTATAAATTTAGTCTCTGAATCTTTGTATGAGAGGCTAATTAAATGTAGAAATAAGGAGAGATCCCTCTCATAGCATATATTTCTAGGTCTAACAATATggctatttttatttgtatatatatacaaaatgaTCCAGATGTTCCTAAATCATGGGACTAAGGGTGGCTCCATTGTTGTAAGTAAAAGACAAATGTGTCATTTATCATATTTGGACATGAAATAAAAATAGCGCCCCAACCCCAGAGGAAATAAAGGGACTTGCTATTTAACAGGCGCCGAAAATCTCTCTTCTTCTCAGGCAACATAGGACAGCCATGGGATACTATTGCATGTCTTCATCTTCCTtggatcctcctcctccttgggttaggccttgtttagttcacaaaattttttgtttttgggtactgtagcatttcgtttttatttgacaaacattgtccaatcacggattaactaggctcaaaagattcatctcacaaattacaggtaaactgtgtagttagtttttatttttgtctatatttaatactccatgcatgcgaccaaagattcgatgtgatggggaatcttgaaattttttgcgaactaaacaaggccttagttgagGCATGTAGAGCAGCCACCTGAGATTCATGCACCATAGTTTAGGGTGTGTGTGAGAAATAAAACAATCATTGTAGATGATTCCATATACTGTTTCTTGATACCTCTCTCCTCACAGTGTGTGAGTTGGGTCAGTTGGGACCTTCCAATAATATGTAGAGGGATAATGTCATGAGCAGCACCAAATTTTCCCCAACAAAAATATGAAATGAATGaagatattttcataataaatctcATGCCAAAAGCATTTCTTGGAAAAGTAATGgtcattttaaaaaataaaaactttggCCGCATATAACATCATATTATAACACTTGTTTCCATTTTATAATTAAGAAACTTATTAGTAGATGAGAAGTGGTGTGGTATTAATTAGCTAGTGACCCTTGTTtagcctcttttttttttggattggaCTGGGGCGCTGGCGCGCCATGGCTGTGGGCCCTCAGCGCAGTTCTCACGCTAGCTGCACCCGACGAGGCCGTCTCGACCGGCAGGCACGGTGGTCGTAGCTAGCGCATGTCACACGGCCGGCCggcatgcatcatgcatgcagGTTACGTAAGGAGAGGAGGTCATGGCCATGCATGAGGCCATTGGCCGGCGGGCCCGGCGAGTGCTCGGCTCGGCTGCAGGCTTGATTAATTCCATGCATGGAGGATTGGAGGTTGATGAGCACCTAGCTAGTTGACCTgctggtgatcacgtacagtacGATCTATCGACCGAACCGATCGATGCAACATTTTGAGTGGAGGTGCGTAACTTTCGGCATACTTTGCTGCAGAGACCGACGACCAAGCAGCGGCGTAACTCGGATGGGACGTCGTCGTTCGTCCAATGCAATATTGTACGCTCCATATGTCGTCGTTGTCTCTTTGCAGCATCAGCTAGAAGGCTAGCTGGTAATAAAGGTAGGAGTAGTATTACATACTATATACGTACATCGTCCAGCGTTACTCTTCAATATAATTAGCATTCATGCACCGATTCGTGTGTTTATATAGCTAGGTCAACTCACTGCTACGTACTAGGCAGCGCGGTACATGCAGTAGTACGTAGTATTGAATTTGCCTCAGCTTGATCTGGGGTCTAAGGCAAGCAAATATCGAGAGGGGGTCCAGTCTCCAGTGCATTGTAATAACATGCTCCTTACAGCAATTTGGACGTACTATATATATCCTGAGTCCTGACTGACACATATTGGTATCGTAACATTCCAGGCATTTGCTGCAAGCTGATCAATCATGTGTTGCACCGTTCCGTTGGATAAAATTAAATTCTAGTATTTGCCACTTTGTCAACTTGCACGCGACCAGTGTGTGTCTTCGTTCCCAGCAACTACACGTACTGCGCTTCTCTCTGGCAGTGCCAGCACGTACGTATTGTATTAGCTTATAATTGACCTTGATCCATCCAATTGTGAGCAAATTAACTGCATCCCTCTTCCAGCTAGCGCGCAGCTCGATATATCCATGGATGCAAACTTTCTATATATACTGTTGGTTCTAGCTAGCTCGATCAATATCATCATCGATCGAGCAGAGCAGGCGATCGATCTAGCTAGCCCTATAGCTCACGCACCATTGTATTATATTAATTATACAGAAAACTAAGCTGCTAGGACGATGATGATGGGGCGGAGGCGCGCCGgcatggcggtggcggtggcggtggcggttctGCTGGCGCTGTCGTCGTCCTGCGGCGTGGCGTCGGCGAGGGGGCCGACCAGGACCAGGAAACCCCCGGCCAAGAAGACGCTGCCGGCAGGGCAGAAGCCACCGGCAAAATCCAAGTTCTTCCCGCTCACCCCGGGCAGGTTTGGGCACAAGCGCAACTACGAGGCCTCCTGCGCCGACGAGGGCGGTCCGTCCTGCTACGTCGGCTGCCCTTCCGATTGCCCAAAATCCTGCCTCGTCTTCTGCGAATACTGCCTCGCCTTCTGTGgtacgtgcatgcatgcatgtctgtCTCTTAAAGCTAGATATATACCACGTACGTGCGTACGCTCACTGACACTGTACCCTTGAtgtgatgcatgcatgcagcttgTGACCTCCGGCCGGGCACCTCCTGCGGCGACCCTCGCTTCACCGGCGGCGACGGCAACACCTTCTACTTCCACGGCAACAAGGACCAGGATTTCTGCATCGTGTCCGACGCCGACCTCCACATCAACGCgcacttcatcggcaaccacaacCCGGCCCTCAACCGCGACTTCACCTgggtgcaggcgctgggcgtCACcttccgcggcggcggcgacgacaacCACCACCGGCTCTACGTCGGTGCACGCAGGGCCGTGGAgtgggacgaggaggaggaccaCATCCAGGTCACCTTGGACGGCGAGCCCGTCGACGTGGACGCCGTCCGGAACGCGCGCTGGTCGTCCAAGGCCCTCCCGGGGCTCTCCGTCAGGCGCACCAAGGACGTCAACGCCGTCACGGTGGAGCTGGACGGCGTCTTCGCCATCTCCGCCGGCGCCGTGCCCATCACCGACGAGGACGACAGGGTCCACCGCTACGGAAAGACGGGCCGCGACAGCCTCGTGCACCTCGACCTTGGATTCCAGTTCCATAACCTCACCGGCGACGTCGACGGCGTGCTGGGCCAGACCTACCGCCCTGGCTACGTCACCAAGCTGAACATCACCGCCAACATGCCCATCATGGGCGGCGCACCCAACTACCGGTCCGCGGGCCTCTTCTCCACTGACTGCGCCGTCTCCAGGTTCCACCGCCGCGACCGCGACGACGCCGCCATTGCTGCCGCAAGCGTCGTCACCACATATGCCTCTTAATTAAAAATACACACGCGTACACTCCTCCGCATGGCCGCTCATCCGTCATCGGGCGTGCTGCCATGCATGATCGAGGAAGACCAAATAATTAAGAATGAACGGAGCCAGCCCAACAATATACTCCGTCGTTGTCGTCGTCCTATATATGTACTACTCTTACATACCCTTGTCAGCAAGAAATAATTAAGCCTACGCTAAGTGATCATTCCATTGATCGAAAATTTGTTATTATGTAAGGAGCTCAACAAATTGAATTGTGATACTCGTTTCCCATGCATATATATGCTACTACTCTTGTTATTAGTTCTGACTCGATTTTAGTCGTCCAACTcgcactactacagaattggTTTGTAAGAGCCAAGGGGTtttcactgtaagggcggctggtgatgCAACCGCCCTTATAGTGCATTTTCCATCAGCACTAGGCTAGTTAATCacgagccgcccttacaaatagCACAGTAAGagcggctggtaacacgagccgcccttacaaatgatTGCATTTGTAAGGGCTGTTGTtgatccagccgcccttactgtgggatttgtaagggcggttcgtgatccagccgcccttacaaactTATTTCTAAGGGCGGTTGGTGATTCAACCGCCCTTACAAATCACGACTATATATATGGCTGcagccttcttcctcctcgggtcACTCACTCCAACCCGAGGAGATAAGGTTGGGAGGCCTTGGGCACCTCCTAAAAATTGCTCTAGTGAGGGGAGGAGGTTTTGGTCTCAAAAACTATCATGGGGAGCTTAGAAAAGGTAAGAAAATGCTATTCCAACACTTTAATTAAAGTTTTAGTGGTTGGTTAGTGAGTAATTTGAGTTttgcttttctctctcttccatggTGCTTGAGCTTTGTATGGAGCAAATTAGACCCTTGTTCTTAAGCTATTAGTTGGAATTAGTTAGAGATATGAGCTTGCCCTCTTTATTGGTCGTTCTTGCTTGATTTTAGTGGTGATATATTTCACTCTATCATGtatgttcatctagttctagatcTAGGATttgctttttaatttttttatttatggttCATGAAATTAGAATGGTTTGGATATGAAAAATTGTTGGTAAAATAATAATTGTTTCTAATTGTTGACAATGGA from Sorghum bicolor cultivar BTx623 chromosome 3, Sorghum_bicolor_NCBIv3, whole genome shotgun sequence encodes the following:
- the LOC8078040 gene encoding uncharacterized protein LOC8078040, producing MMMGRRRAGMAVAVAVAVLLALSSSCGVASARGPTRTRKPPAKKTLPAGQKPPAKSKFFPLTPGRFGHKRNYEASCADEGGPSCYVGCPSDCPKSCLVFCEYCLAFCACDLRPGTSCGDPRFTGGDGNTFYFHGNKDQDFCIVSDADLHINAHFIGNHNPALNRDFTWVQALGVTFRGGGDDNHHRLYVGARRAVEWDEEEDHIQVTLDGEPVDVDAVRNARWSSKALPGLSVRRTKDVNAVTVELDGVFAISAGAVPITDEDDRVHRYGKTGRDSLVHLDLGFQFHNLTGDVDGVLGQTYRPGYVTKLNITANMPIMGGAPNYRSAGLFSTDCAVSRFHRRDRDDAAIAAASVVTTYAS